The Methanoculleus sp. SDB DNA segment ACCAAGGCCGTAGTCGGGCATCGGCGCCTCGTACTCGAAGGTGCCCTCTCCGATGGCTTCGGCATCGCCATCCTCCGGCGAGGGGCCGGTAATCGACTTCTCGTTCTGCACATAGAGAGCCGTGCTCTCAAGGCCGTCCGGATCACCCGATGCGAGGAATACCGCAGCAATACCGATAAGCAGCGCAAGTGCGATACCGGCGACAAGAAACTGTTTCATTTCCATCAGGCAGCCACCTCCGCCCTTTTTTCCATAATATCGGGGCGTGCGTTCGCTATCAGGTAAATGGCTCCCGCCGTAATCACACCCTCGATTATTCCGATCGCGGCATGGTACAGGCCCATTGCCATTAGCCCGGGGACAAGCGGAAACGTACCTGCTATCGCCATCTCGAGCGCCGCGGCCAGAGCGGGAATAACGCAGGCTAACCACGCGGCAAAACCGGCTGCAGCATACGTGTTCCCGGAAATTCCTTTCAGTGCACCATACAAATAATAGCCTACGAAACCTCCGATAACGCCCATGTTGATGATATTCACACCCATTGTCGTCAGGCCGCCGTCACCGAATATGATGCCCTGAATCAGGAGCACCAGTGTCAGGATGAACACCGCCGCAAAGGGGGATCCCAGCACGATGGCCGCGAGTGCTCCGCCGACCAGATGGCCGCTCGTCCCCATCCCGACCGGGAGGTTGAATGCCTGAATGGCAAATATCCCCGCCGCAAGCACCGCAACAAGAGGCACTTTTTCGTCATCAAGTTCACTCCTCGCCCATTTCAGGGCAAGCGCTACGAATACGAGCGCAATAATCCAGTACACAATACTCTGCCCGAGAGGGACAAAGGCATCAGGTATATGCATCAGTTCACCTATGGAGTAGTAACACGCATCTAAATAAATGTATTACTATTTGTTGAGAAAATCCGCATCTTTGTTAACAGTGAGAAATTTTCCAAGTTCTGTCGTAACGAGTGAGCCGCATGCCCGGATAACCGCGGGTTTGAGCAGCAGGCGGCGGACGAGGATGCTCGGACGGTCCATATCTCCCTGTGACACGATCAGCCGGGTCACAGACGGATCATTCAGTGCCCGGCAGAGTTTCTGCATCTGTGCGGGCCCGATTCTCTGCCGCGCCTGCCACAGACGGTACCCGAGGGCAATTTCCTGTCCGAAATCCGCTTTCCACCTCCGCTCATAGTCCCTGAGCGCGGACTCCCCGAACGAGTTCCCGTTACAGCACTCCACCGCCACATCCGCTGCATGGCGGGCCGATCGGACGCCGGTATAGATGCCGCCTCCGGATGTCGGTTTTGCGAATCCCGCCGCATCGCCGACAAAGAGCACGCGCGGTCCGTATGTCCGGGGCATGGCACCAAGAGGGATGGCACCGGTAACGAGGTGTATGCGGCGGGGATCGAATGCCTTTATGAAAGCATCAAAACGTTCCCTGACGTTTTCCAGCCCGCAGAGGCCCACACGCGCACGGCCCGGTCCCGACGGGATCACCCACCCGAAAAAATCCGGGGAGGCGTCGGGATACAGTTCGACGCGCGAATCATCCATAATGTGAGGAATCTCTGCCTGAATCCCCGCGAGAAGGACGGGGGGGCGCTGCATCCCGAGCATCCGCGCAACGGGGCTCCGCGGGCCGTCGGCGGCGATCACCATCCGGAAGGGGATTCTCTCGTGACCGTCCACCCCGCATACCTGCAGTTCACGGTCCTTCATCCCGTATGCATAGGTTTTCAGCTTCAGGTCCGCTCCGGCGTCCGCTGCCCGGCGTGCCATTTCCGCGTCGAGAGCGGTACGATCCACCACCACCGCTTTCGTCTCTCCCGCGTCAAACGCGATACGGCACCCCGATCCCGTGATCACCGTGGCGCCGCTGACCTCATGCATGACGGACCTCCGCGAAACTCCGCACCCGGCAAACGCCTGCAGAGAGAGAAGCCCCGCACACTGGACGGGGTGTCCGACGGTCGCATGCTCCTCGATGCAGAGGGTCTTCAGGCCTGCCGCGGCACAGTATCCCGCCGCGGCACTCCCGCACGGCCCCGCGCCCACGACCACGACATCATACATTACCGGAATATGTGGATGCAGCCGCATAAATAGGTCTGCGGCATTCTCTGACGGGCGTATCTATTTGAAGCCGGCGACTGCAGTAGTACAGCAATGAGAGCGGAACCCACATTCGCCTGGAAGCAGTGCCTCATCATCCGCAATGATATCAAAATGAGTTGCGGGAAGAAATGTGCCCAGCTTGCACACGCCGCCGTTTCCGCCTTTGACCGGTGCGATAAAGAGAGCCGCAGGAACTGGCTTTCCGAGGGGCAGAAAAAAGTGGTGCTGAAGGCGAACAGCGAACGCACCCTGTATGAACTCAAGACTATCGCCGAACGTGCGGGCATCTCCGCTGCGCTTATCACGGATGCGGGGCTCACGGAAATTCCGCCCGGAACGATCACCGCACTCGGCCTCGGCCCGGCAAAAAGCGAAGAAATGGACCGGCTAACCGGTGATCTTCCCCTCTTATGATGCAGAGTCCCCACCCCCTCGAACGCATGCTCGGCATGAACTGGTACGCGGGAGACACGCCCGGCATCAGGGGGATCCTAAAACAGGTGCCCGAAGACTTCATCGTCGAGGAGATCCCGCTGCCGTTTTCGGAGGAGGGGCCCTTTCTCCTCTGCAGGCTGT contains these protein-coding regions:
- a CDS encoding cobalamin biosynthesis protein CbiN encodes the protein MMEMKQFLVAGIALALLIGIAAVFLASGDPDGLESTALYVQNEKSITGPSPEDGDAEAIGEGTFEYEAPMPDYGLGDAFGKPGEVVAVLVGTLVALLLVFGVGKAVATTKH
- a CDS encoding cobalamin biosynthesis protein CbiM; the protein is MHIPDAFVPLGQSIVYWIIALVFVALALKWARSELDDEKVPLVAVLAAGIFAIQAFNLPVGMGTSGHLVGGALAAIVLGSPFAAVFILTLVLLIQGIIFGDGGLTTMGVNIINMGVIGGFVGYYLYGALKGISGNTYAAAGFAAWLACVIPALAAALEMAIAGTFPLVPGLMAMGLYHAAIGIIEGVITAGAIYLIANARPDIMEKRAEVAA
- a CDS encoding geranylgeranyl reductase, which produces MYDVVVVGAGPCGSAAAGYCAAAGLKTLCIEEHATVGHPVQCAGLLSLQAFAGCGVSRRSVMHEVSGATVITGSGCRIAFDAGETKAVVVDRTALDAEMARRAADAGADLKLKTYAYGMKDRELQVCGVDGHERIPFRMVIAADGPRSPVARMLGMQRPPVLLAGIQAEIPHIMDDSRVELYPDASPDFFGWVIPSGPGRARVGLCGLENVRERFDAFIKAFDPRRIHLVTGAIPLGAMPRTYGPRVLFVGDAAGFAKPTSGGGIYTGVRSARHAADVAVECCNGNSFGESALRDYERRWKADFGQEIALGYRLWQARQRIGPAQMQKLCRALNDPSVTRLIVSQGDMDRPSILVRRLLLKPAVIRACGSLVTTELGKFLTVNKDADFLNK
- a CDS encoding peptidyl-tRNA hydrolase, producing the protein MRAEPTFAWKQCLIIRNDIKMSCGKKCAQLAHAAVSAFDRCDKESRRNWLSEGQKKVVLKANSERTLYELKTIAERAGISAALITDAGLTEIPPGTITALGLGPAKSEEMDRLTGDLPLL